GTTTTCCAGCTTTACTTCCAGTGTCTTGTCGTCGAGTGCCTTAACACCGACGTCATCGCGGCTGGCGGTGCCTTTGTTGAAGGCTTCCCCATTTTTTACATAGTACAGTTGGTACGCATAGTTGGAAGCTGTGTTTGGATCGAGTGCGCGCTTCCAGGCGTATTCAAAGTCGTGTGCCGTTACAGGCTCTCCATTTGCCCATTTGGTGTCCTTCAGTTTAAACGTATAGGTGAGCATATCTTCGGAAAGCTCATAGCTTTCAGCTACTGACATGACTGGCTGCTGGCTCGCATCTACGCGGGTGAGACCGTCGAAGGTAGCGCGGATAATCGCAGCCGATGTCGTATCCTCAGAGATTCCCGGGTCTGCAGTCGGTGGCTCGGAGTGAAGATTGAGCTTCAATACTTGCGGCTTTTTCTCCGCAGGCGCTGCAGGTTGTTGACCCGTGGTGCCTTCAGCAGGCTTCGGATCGGTGGTAGCCTGTTGGCCGCCTGCGCAACCAGCCAAGGCTGCACCTAAAACTGCTACAGAACTGACAAGAGCAAACACGTTCTTTTTCAACGCAATAACCCCCAATGTCATTGTCTTCTTTTCTGTCTCTCTTTTGTATGTTTTCTGAAAATTTAAAACGTGATGCAACGAAAAAACCGGGGCTCTTTTTCCTCGGATTACCAGCTCCTTTCATCATATGGCCACATCTTCATCACGAACGAATGAGAAGGAGTCTTTGTACTGCTTTAGCTCCAGCGACACATCGGCCGCCAGAATCCCTTCACATTGTGAGAGTCGTTCGTTGACGAAAGTGATCAATTCATCGTTATTATGGAAACACGCCTGAATGATCAAGTCGTGCTTACCGCTAAATGCACCCACAAATCGGACCTCAGGAAACTTGCTCAATTCCTCGGCCACGCTGTTTTGCAGCCCGAGCTTGGTCGTCAATCCGATGATCGCCTGTACGTGAAGGCCCAATTTCTCCGGGTCGGGGTGAATGACAAATTGAAACACTCCATCTTGTAACAGGCGGGTAATGCGCGATCGGATGGTCCCTTCGCTCAAGCCAAGTTGATGGGCAATTTCTGTGTAAGCCCTTCTTCCATCCTCTTGGAGGATTTGCAAGATCTGCATATCAACATGGTCCAGCTTTTTCATAAATACGATTTTTAAAGAACCTCCATCAGTTTTTTACGATATTCGCAAAAATCTTAAACATATTGCCTGTCACAATAAACATAATCTGAATTGGTAGCGGTGTCAACGAAATTTGACTTGTAGAATTATAAAATATTATAAAGTGAATCCGAACAATAAATTTAATTTTAACAATTACATTAGGGTTCTATCCTACTATTGAACCGTAAATCAGTTGATTAATCAATAAAAATTTATCGAGAAAGTCAAATTTTGTCCGATTTTCTGCCCTTTCTGCCCCGTCTGGCCTGCGTTTTGCAAACCTTCCCTCGTTTTGATTTTGCAAATCCTGTCCGTCTTTTTCGTTCACAATATTCAGTAACCGACTATTCTAAATTTTATACCCGGCTAACGCCGGACAGTACGCCCGACGTTGTCATTTTACAAAAAACCTATTCTACTCTACTATCGTTTTGTAAATTAATGGCTGGTCCATTGCAGCTTCGGCGCTGTATGTATACGCTCCTGCCAGCTCCCTTGCAGCCTGCTGCAGCAGATGATCGTCATTGGCGTAGATCGTAGCCAGAACCTCCCCGGCCCGCACCTTTTCCCCCCGCTTTTTCGCGAGAACGATGCCAACAGCCAAATCGATCGGCATCTCCTTGGTCAATCTGCCCGCTCCCAGCAGGACAGAGGCATGCCCCACCGTCTCTGCGTCAATGGCGGCAATATAGCCGTCCTGTGCTGCTTTGATCTCCAGCGACAAAGAAGCGGACGGCAGGCGAGACGGATCGTAGACGTCCTCCCTGCTGCCTCCCTGCGCTTCGACCATCTGCGCCAGTTTCTCCACCGCCTGCCCTGTCCGGATGATCTCCTCCAGACGCGCGCGGCCCTCCTCCACATCGGTGACCAGCTCGCCCAGTACGAGCATATGGGCTCCGATCGACAGCGCCAGCTCGGTCAGATCGCGAGGTCCCCTGCCTGCCAGGGTCTCGATCGCCTCTTGCACTTCCAGCGCATTGCCCACAGCGTACCCGAGCGGTTGGTCCATGTCGCTGATGACGGCAACCGTTTTCCTGCCTACCTGTTTGCCGATCTGGACCATGGCGGTCGCGAGCGTCTCCGCCTGTTCCAAGGTCTTCATGAAAGCGCCGCTGCCAACTTTTACGTCCAGCAGGATCGCATCCGCGCCGGCTGCAATTTTCTTGGACATGATCGAGCTGGCGATCAGCGGAACGGCTTCCACCGTAGCGGTTACGTCCCGGAGGGCGTACAGTTTTTTATCCGCCGGCGTCAGGTTGCCCGACTGGCCGATGACCGATACGCCGATCTCCTGTACTTGCCTTAGAAACTGCTCCCGGCTGCGTTCTACCTGAAAGCCGGAAAAAGACTCCAGCTTGTCAATCGTTCCTCCCGAATAGCCCAATCCTCTGCCGGACATTTTGGCCACAGGGATTCCGGCGGCAGCCACCAGCGGCGCCACTACCAGCGTGGTTTTGTCGCCCACTCCCCCCGTGCTGTGCTTATCTACCTTGATCCCCGGCAGGGAAGACAGGTCCAGCTGCTCCCCCGAGGCGGCCATCGCCAGCGTCAAATCCCCTGTCTCGCGCGGAGTCATGCCGCGCAGCAGAACCGCCATCGCCCAGGCCGACATCTGATAATCCGGGATGCTCCCGTCCGTATATCCCGTGACGAGAAATTGAATCTCTTCTGTGGTCAGGTCATGACCGTCTCTTTTTTTTGCGATGATATCCACCATGCGCATGATCGTTCACCTCATCGGCTATCTTTATCTCGCGGAACCGCATTTCATCGCGTGAGACTGAAGTCTCATCGTATCTGGCCGCACGTCTCACCGCGTCAAAACGCTTTCGTGTGGAAACAAGAAGGGCATGCGCATCAAACAACATACCCTTCCCAACCAGCTTTAGAGCTTTGCGACGATTCCGTTTACCAAAGCCAGGAACTGCGTCTTTACCTTTTCCGTCGTCTCCATGACTTCTTCATGCGACAACGGCTGCTCCAGAATCCCTGCGGCCATGTTGCTGATGCAGGAGATGCCGAGTACATTCATCCGCATATGTTTGGCTGCGATCACTTCCGGCACGGTAGACATCCCGACGGCATCTCCGCCCAGCATGCGGAGCATGCGGATTTCCGCAGGCGTCTCATAAGACGGACCCAGGAGGCCGACGTAGATCCCTTCGCGCAGACGAATGCCCTGCTCCGCCGCTACCTCTTTTGCCACCGCGCGCAGCGCCTTGGAATAGGCTTCCGACATGTCAGGGAAACGCGCTCCCAGCTCGTCGTCATTCGGCCCGATGAGCGGATTGCGGAATGTCATATTGAGATGATCGGCGATGAGCATCAGATCGCCAGGCTCATAGCTCTCATTGATGCCTCCAGCCGCATTGGTGACGATGATCGTCTCTACGCCCAGCTGCTTCATGACGCGGATCGGAAAGACAACCGCATCGAGGCCATGGCCTTCGTAGTAATGGAAGCGCCCCTGCATCGCGACGACTTGTTTGCCCTGCAGCCCTCCGATGACCAGCTGCCCTTTATGCCCAACGACGGTGGATACGGTGAAGCCCGGTATTTCGTGGTAAGGAATGATCACCGGATTTTCAATCTCGTCCGCGAGCACCCCCAGACCCGAGCCCAAGACCAGGCCGATCGTTGGTTTTTCCGTTAATTTTGGCTCAATATAACGTACTGCTTCTTGAAATGTAGACATGTTTTTTGCTCCTCTCAATATCGTACTCTTCTTTCCTTCCGTCTTTCTTACAGGCTGGACAAAAAGCTCTCGCCGATCTCCGGCAGCGGCACGCCAAAGTTGTCGGCAATCGTCGCGCCCAGATCGGCAAATGTGCCGCGAACGCCCAAATCCGCTCCGCTCCTGATCCGCTTGTGATACGCAAGCAGCGGCACGTACTCTCGCGTGTGATCGGTGCCGTGATGGACGGGGTCATTTCCGTGGTCTGCCGTAATGATCAGCAGGTCATCCTCACGCAGGGCTGCGAGCAGCTCCGGTATGCGGGCATCGAATTCCATCAAGGCCTGGCCGTACCCTTCCGGATCGCGGCGATGGCCAAATTTGGCATCGAAATCGACCAGATTGACAAAGCTGAGCCCCGTAAAGGATTCCTTCATCGTGCCCAACAGCTGGTCCACGCCGTCCATGTTGTCCTGCGTCCGGATCGCTCTGGTTACGCCTTCATCCGCATAGATATCGCTGATTTTCCCGATCGCGATCGAGGCCAGGCCTGCATCCTGCAGGCGGTTCATCACCGTCGGCGCAAAGGGCTTGACGGAGTAATCATGGCGATTGGCTGTGCGTACGAAATGGCCGGGCTCTCCGATAAACGGGCGTGCGATCACGCGGGTGACGGCGAACTCATCGCGGAGTGTCAGCTCCCGGGCGATCTCGCAGATGCGGTACAACTCCTCCAGCGGAACGACTTCCTCATGGGCGGCGACTTGAAAGACGCTGTCTGCCGATGTGTAGACGATGACATCGCCTGTCCGCATATGCTCTTCGCCCAGCTCATCCAGGATGCCGGTGCCGGATGCGACCTTGTTCCCCAGAACCTTGCGCCCGATCCGCTGTTCAAACTCCTGGATCAATGCAGCCGGAAACCCGTCCGGATAAGTGCGAAACGGCGTTGAGACGTGCAGACCCATGATCTCCCAGTGTCCGGTCGTGGTATCCTTGCCGATCGATATTTCTTTCATCTTGCCATAGTGAGCCTGCGGTTCGGCTGCAGGCGGTACATTTGCAAGCGGAGCGATATTCCCCAGTCCCAGCGCTTGCATATGGGGCAGTTGAAAGCCTTTCACCCGCTCCGCGATATGGCCGAGCGTATGTGCGCCTTCATCCTGAAAACGGGCTGCATCCGGCAATTCACCGATCCCGACACTGTCCATCACGATTAGAAAAACTCTTTGAAAACGTGGCAAAAAAACCGCCTCCTACAAAAAATAAAGGTATTGAGTGCTGCGTTTGCGGCCTTTCATGGTCAAGTCGTCAGACGTCTGACGAGGAAAAAAAGAGAGACTAGGCTCTCGGGTGTGTTTTTGCATAAATATCCTTAATGCGCGTCCGGGTGACATGCGTGTAAATCTGCGTCGTGGAGATGTCTGCATGGCCCAGCATTTCCTGGACGGAGCGAAGATCGGCCCCGTTTTCCAACAGGTGCGTGGCAAAAGAATGGCGCAGCGTATGCGGGGTAATCTCCGTCTTAACATTGGCTTTCAAGCCGTACCGCTTGATGATTTTCCAGAACCCCTGCCGCGTGATTCTCTTGCCCAGATGGTTCAGGAACAGCGCGGTCTCCCCCGGTTCTTTTACCAGGCGCGGGCGGCCGGCCTGCAGGTAGTGGCGCACCATCTGGATCGCGACTGACCCGAGCGGGATGATCCGCTCCTTGGACCCTTTGCCCATGCATTTGACGAATCCCATATCGAGATTGACATCCATGACATTCAGATTCACCAGTTCGGACACGCGGATACCCGTTGCATACAACAACTCCAGCATCGCCTTGTCGCGCAAACCTGCGGGATGATTCACGGGCGGACTGTCGAGCAGTCGCTCCACTTCTTCCACCGATAAAACCTTTGGCAGCCTTTTTTCGATTTTGGGCGTTTCCAGATGAATCGACGGATCTTTCTCTATGTATTTGTCACGCACGAGAAATTGATAAAAGGCCCGAATGGAGGCCATATTGCGGGAGAGAGTGGCGGTAGCCCTGCCCTTTTCCTGCAAGCTCATCAAATACCCGATAATTTGGGTGCGCGTCGAATCCTCGATCCGCGTCACGCCCTGCTCCTGAAGATAGGAGGTGTAGGCAATCATATCGCGCTGATAGGATTCCAGGGTATTGGGTGACAGCCCCTTCTCGACAGAAAGAAAATGGATAAACTGATCGATCAACATGTCCATGAAGTTGTCCCCTTCAGGTGAAAAGTATCACATATTGCTTTCCACACCAAGAGGAAAAGTCCTCTTTTTTGGGTGGGAGAAAACCATTATTCTCCTGTCAAATAAAAGAGCTGGAGCCGGGCCATGTACCCGTCCAAATCCTGCGGGGCAGGGCTGTTGATCAGCTTGACGACTTTGACGGCATTGCCGTTTGGCTCTTTGTACGGATTGCCCGACCACAGCTTGGCGGTCAGGAGAGTGATGATTCCATAAGAGATGAGGGTGCAGGTAACGAACAGAAGGAAAAAACGCAATATCTCCATCAGGCGACGTAACGGTATCCGCATCGCTCTACATCCTTCCCGCTAGCATTCCTTCTATATATATGCGCCTGTCCGCGGCAGCATTCAAACCCGTACTTGTCCAGAGAGATCATGGCTGCTGCTTATAGGATGCCTCCAAGCGGGGGATTCATGAGCGAAAAGACCGCGCCGCCGGGAATGTCTGTGCCGCCCATGGTAATAACGGGCAAACAAAAAAACTTCCCCTGATGAAAGAGAAGTTTTTTACTTGAAATCATCTACGTTTACCTTGTCGATACAGCGGCTGCAGATGCCGTAAAAGACGAGACGATGGTCGGTAATGTAAAAGTTGTAAACATTCTTTACCTTTTCTTCGGCTGTCACCAGGAGATCTTCAAAAATCTCATCCACTGTGCCGCAGTTGTTACAAATCAAGTGGTGATGGTGGTATTCCGAATTATCGTCACGAAGGTCGTAGCGGGCTACGCCGTCTCCAAAGTTCATTTTGTGTATGATCTTGAGCTCGCTGAGCAGCTCGAGTGTACGGTAAACGGTAGCGAGGCCAATCTCGGGCGCTTTGTCCTTCACCAACAGATAGACATCCTCCGCGCTGAGATGGTCTTCTTCATGCTCCAGCAAAACGCGAACAGTGGCTTCACGCTGTGGCGTCAGTTTGTAGTTTTGGGAATGAAGTTGCTGCTTGATTTTCTCTAACTTTTCATCCAACATGATTGCCCCTCCCGCTCACATGAAACCTGCTCCTATTATAGTAGAGGGGCATCGCATAAGTCAAATACATATGTTCTTATCTGAGAATTATTATCGATTAAGAACCATCTGCATCAGCTTTGGCGATACGAAGCTCTCAAACAGAGCAGCGATGGTCAGTACCGCCAGCATCGAGATCACCAGCACGGAATAGCCGACGAAATGAGGCAGGATGACGTCCCGTTTGCTGAGCAGCCTGGTTTTGATCAGCCGCAGGGAAAAGGAGATGCCGCTCACGCCTACGATGATCAGCGCGGGGACGACCAGCAAATTTTGCGGCAGCACGCCCATCATCGCAAAGGTCACGCCCTTCCACTGCAGCTGGGTCACCAGAAAGCCGACGGTGAAACCGACCACCACTCCTTTTAAAAAGAGCAAAAGCAGAATCATCGGCAGGCCGATAATCGACAAGCCCAATACCCACATGATGCCGACCGTTTTGGCATAATGGCCAAAGGACTGCTGGAAGTGAGAAGACGGCTCGGGTATGCCCTTTTCCCCCAGGCTGCTAAAGAAAAACTGGAGGAAGCCAAACAAATCTTCTCTTTGCGAGAGCGGCAGTGAATTGACGATCACTGCGCCGAAAATAATGCCCATGGTAAAGAGCACAATCGTAAACCAGTACAGGGACTGATGTTCTTTCGCATATACCTGGATTGTTTGTCCAATTCGCGTCCGCACGACAGCTCGCCTCCCGCAATCCCGATTACTCTACAGCCTATGCGGTCGGCAGGACGACTATGCCTTGTCCCGCGGCGAAGCGATAATCTTTCCGTACGTTCCGGCCCCTCCGGCCTTCATCGCGAGACGTCCCTCTCTGGCTTGGACGATCAGCTCCGCGACACGCTCCCCCGTGACATGGGCCAGCTCATCGAATGAGGTCCGATGCAGGATGGACATCTCCGTGCCGAAATGCTGATACAGTTTCTCCTTCAGCTTGGGTCCTACTCCCGGGATGAATTCAAGCGGGACCTGCTCGACATAGGGCGGCCGAAACGGTGGATGAATGCCCGGCGGCGCGTCGGCGAGCTGCTCGATCCGGCTGGACACGCCGCGCACGACTCTTTTAAATCCGCACTGCGGGCAGCGCCCCTCCGGATCCGCGGGCAGAAGCGACTGGCAGGACTGGCAAGCTGTCTGGTGGTACTTGCCCAATTGCGGGTGCAGGCCGTAGTTGATCCGCACCCCTCTGCCTTCCTTGCGCTCAAGCGCCAGCCGCCACTCCGCAAACGACCGGTCCTTCATCGCCATCCGCTGGTACTCTCTCCCGATATTGGCCAGCGAGTGGGCGTCCGAATTGGTCAAAAACGTTTTGTCATGCAACTCTTGCAGCCGATCCGCCATCTCGGTATTGGCGCTCAGCCCCAGCTCGACGGCGGGGATCAGGGCCGGGTCGGCCACCTCTGCCAGCGAATCAGTGCAGCTCCCGTACAAGCCTTTATGCGGGGTAAAAATATGGGCCGGGACGATGACGCCGTCCCACTCTGCCATGACATTCTGCAGCTCCCTGAGATGGGTGCGGATTCGCTGGGAGCTGAGCGTCACATTTTTGCAGCGCTGCGCCAGCCAGCCCGTCAGCATGCTCATTTTCTCCAAATCGGGCAGATAGCAGAGAAAATGGGCTTCCCCTCTGCCCTCCTCCTTAATCTCCACTTCGCATCCGAGAATCAGCATCGTCTGTTTGTACATCACGCCGCCCATCGGATGCTCCTCGGCTTCGCCCCGCTGAATCAATCCCCGCAGCTCCTCCTGCACCTCTGGCGAATGGGCATCGATAATCCCGATCATATCCATCCCTTTTCGCTCGGAAGCCTCCTCCAGAATGCGGGTCAGGGTCATGGAGCGGGAAGCGGTGATTTTTACGGGCTTCCCGCTCAGCGTGCCGCCCACGTGGATATGCATATCACAGAAGTATTCCGCCATGCTGCCGTTATTTTTGTCCATGCAGCTTCCGGCTTTCCCAGGCATACAGCGCCACGACTGTCTTGGCATCGCGAATCTCCCCGAGGCGGTGCAGCTCTTGTGCCTCTTCGAGCGTCAATTCCACCACGTCCACGAATTCATCCTCATCCAACTGCGCCTCCCCTTTTCTGAGTCCGGTCGCGAGATAGAGATGCAGCAACTCATCCGCAAATCCCGGCGACGTGTAAAAGGAGCTGAGGTGGGTAAAGCTCTCCGCCTCGTAACCCGTCTCTTCCTTCAGCTCGCGGATGGCGCAAGCAAGCGGCTCTTCCCCCGGCTCCAGCTTGCCTGCCGGCAGTTCGACGATCTCCCGCTCCAGCGGCTTGCGAAACTGGCGCACAGCGATGAGCTTGCCCTCGTCCGTCAAAGCCATGACAGCGACCGCTCCCTGGTGATTGACGATTTCCCGCTTGGCTGTTTTGCCGTTGGGCAAAAGGACTTCATCCACTTTCAGCTTGACGACTTTCCCTTCGTAGATCGTTTGGCTGGAGATGGTTTTTTCGTAGAGGTGCTCTGTATGTTTCATCATGATCACCCTTTTTCCTGTAGTGGCTGGTTCTAAAGAAGACCGCCCCGCCATATGCTGGGAGCAAATGACTTGTCCACCCATATTGTATCGGAGGAGATTGCGGATGAAAACCTATGTCGACGAAAAGCAGCTGCGCATGGTCGGAAAAGTATGGGAAATACGTGCTACTCTCCGTTCCTGGTCAAAAAAAGAGCTAACGCTGCAAGAGTATCTGGCTCGGCGAACCCGCTCCGGCCGCCGCTGACCGCCGCTCCCGCACTCTTCACTGCGAGCTCTGCAGCCAGAATCGCCGCTTGGAAGGGCGCAGGGTCTTCGCGCCAGCTCCTGCCCATCGTGGACAGCTGCAAATCGTACAAGCCTTCCAGCTTCTCCAGCTGTGCCTGCGAAGGGGCTGCTCGGCGCAAGAGAATATGGCCCGCCTGCTTGTGAATCTCTGTCAACTGCGAGGCGATGCGATCGTCGCGCTCATCTCCCCATATCGGTACGGGCATGAGCACAGGGCGAAGCGTAAATTTGCGCAGCAGCGTCAGGGTGTGGTGGCTAACCCCCCGATGGCGCTCTCGCGTGTCGGAAAAACTGACCCGGGGAATAAAAAAAGGGATGCCGCCAAGCAGGCTGACTGCATGGATAACTTCTGCCAATTGCATGCCCGAAAAGCCCAGAGGTGTGCCGGTACCCGCTACGCCGGGACCAAGCAGGCAGACGATGATATCCGCTTTTGCTGTCAGGCGCGCGGCTAAAAGTCCGTTGTATATATTGACGCTTTCCCAGTCTCCCCCCCATGCATGTCCGGTCGTAACCGTACTGCTGACGAGCCCCTGCGATTTGAGATGGGCCACCTGCTGGCTGAGCCCGATCGGCAGGGAAGCCCCATCCGGCATGACATAGACGATGCGCCACGACGGAGCAGCCTCACGGATGGCGCCTGCCACTGTCGGCAGCAAGCTGTGCAGCTCACCGATCAGAACCGGTGTGCCTTCCAGGGAAGCCTGCTCGTCCGTGAACAGGGAGTGATAGGGACTGTTCTGCTCCTCGACCGCGTCGACCGCCATCTGCCACGGCGAATAGCGCATTTTCATGATATGTCCCCAACTGCTCGGATACAGATCCGCCGCGCCGTCCGCCAGTATTTTTCCCACGACGATATGATACCCGCCCGTCCCCAGCGAAAGCCGGACGGCGGTTGTGTTCAGCAAAAGTTCATCCCCTGCCGCATACTTCTCCGCGGAGTAGGAGATGGCCTGCCCGAGATGACCGCTGCTGGTCAGCAGCACTTCCACCAGCTGCATCCCCGGCTTTTGTTTGATCACTCTTTGGACAATTCCTGATTCCAGGCGAAGCACTGCATCCCCCTCCTTTGCTGTCAGGCTATGCTCGCGCTTCGGCGGGAACATGAACCTGGACCGTGTCTTCGACCTTGCCTGTCATCCTTTCAGATAATCGGCCCTCCTGTTTGGCTGGAAGTCCGAACATAGTTAAATTATGGGCATGAATGCCAAAAAAGAACCGGCTCCCCCTAGCGGAGACCGGTTCTGCCCGTTTTTCCTCACGTTTTTCCTTCGGTTTTCGTTATTCCAGAACTTCAGCGATCACCGCGAGCACCAGCTCAGCGGCCTTGTTCAACTCTTCGATCGGCATCCGCTCATTTTTGGTGTGGATTTCTTCATACCCGATCGCGAAGTTTACGCTGGGCACGCCGTAGCCGTTGAATACGTTTCCGTCGCTTCCTCCGCCGCTCGAAACCAGCTCGGGGTTGCGGCCGATGCGCTTCACGGCACCAATCGCCTTTTTCACGACAGGCGTTTCTTCATTGTATTTATAGCCGTGATACATAAAGATGACGTCATTCTCGCAGCGTCCGCCCATTTCGGCAGCAGCTTCTTCAAAGGCAGTCGTCATGCTCTTGACCTGCGCTTCCAGTTTGTCCATGACCAGGCTCCGCGCTTCGGACCAGACTTCCACGTAGTCCGTTACGATATTGTAGGCCTTGCCGCCCTCGAAGCGGCCGATATTGGCGGTCGTATCCTCGTCGATCCGTCCCAGCTTCATGCGGGAGATGGCTTTGCTCGCGATCGTGATAGCACTGATGCCGTCCTCCGGATTCACGCCGGCGTGAGCCGCTTTTCCGTGGATGCGCGTAACAATCCGATACTGTCCGGCACCCGCCGTCGTAATCTGGCCGACGGGACCGTCGGAATCGAGGATGAATCCCATTTCTGCCTTCAGCAGGCTGGCGTCCATGGCGCGCGATCCGACCAGACCCGACTCCTCGCCCACCGTCAGCACGACCTGGATCGTCGAATGCGGCAGATTTTGCTCTTTTACGGTGCGAATGGCTTCAAAGATAGCAGCGATCCCTGCTTTATCGTCTGCACCGAGAATCGTGGTGCCGTCGGAATAGACGTATCCGTCGCGCACCTGTGGTTTCACGCCATTGCCGGGCACGACCGTGTCCATATGGCTGCTGAAAAGGATCGCCGGTCCCTTGGCATTCCCTTCGAGCGTAGCGACCAGATTATTGCCGCCATGTCCGGTCTTGGCTGCGGCATCGTCTTCTTCCACCGTAAAGCCCATTTCGATCAGTTTGTCTTTCAGTACCTTGTTAATCTGTGCTTCGTTTTTGGTTTCGCTGTCGATCTGGACGAGCTCCAAAAACTCGTTCAACAAACGCTCCTGATTGATCACGACGACTCCTCCTCAGTAATCTTGGCTGTTTGCCAAGCATGTTGGCTGCAGCCGGACTTGCGCGATGCTTCGCACCCGTATGTATGGAAAAAACAACCAACCGCGCACGGCTACAGAAAACCCCGTAGTCTGCTGCATGACTGCGGGGCATTTTTCCTGCAAGTGACTACATGGTTCAGTATACAGCAAAAAAATTTTTTCCACCATGTCCACTGCTCTCTTTTTTCGCTTCGAATCAGAGCGGGATGTTTCCGTGCTTTTTGTAGGGGCGCTGCTCCACTTTATTTTTCAGCATCTCCAGAGACAGCTTCAAATATTTGCGGGTCTCCCGCGGATCGATGACATCATCGACCATGCCGTTTTCCGCTGCCACATAGGGATTGGCGAAGCGCTCGCGGTATTCGGCAATTTTGGCCTGACGGGTGGCGACGGGGTCCTCGCTTTGTTCGATGTCGCGGGCGAAAATCACATTGGCTGCCCCCTCCGGTCCCATTACGGCGATTTCGGCATTGGGCCAAGCGTACACCACGTCTGCCCCGATCGCCTTGGAGTTCAGCGCCACATAAGCCCCTCCGTACGCCTTGCGCGTGATGACGGTGATTTTCGGTACAGTCGCTTCCGAGTAGGCATACAAAATCTTGGCGCCGTGACGGATAATTCCGCCATGCTCCTGATTGATGCCCGGGAAGAAGCCGGTCACGTCGACAAAGGTGACCAGTGGAATATTGTAGCAGTCGCAGGTGCGGATAAAGCGGGCCAGCTTGTCGGAGGAATCGATATCCAAGCCCCCGGCCATCACCTTTGGCTGGTTGGCGATCAGCCCTACGCTCTGTCCGTTGATCCGGCCGTAGCCGACCACAATATTGCGGGCGAAATCCGGCTGGATCTCCAGGAATTCGCCGTCATCGACGATCTTTTCCAGTACTTTTTTGACGTCGTACACCTTGGTGCCCGCAACCGGGACCAGCTCGATCAATTCTTCCAGCCAATCGCCGTCTTCGCCGCGATACTCTTTCCGCGGCGGCTCTTCCCGGTTGTTCTGCGGGAGAAAGCTCAGCAGATGGCGCACTTGCTCCAGCACCTCTTCCTCGGTCGCCGCCGTAAAATGGGCATTGCCGCTGATCGCCGAGTGTACGGAAGCGCCGCCGAGGTCCTCGCTGGAGATTTTCTCGCCTGTCACCGTTTCGATCACCTTCGGACCGGTGATAAACATCTGCGACGTCTTCTCCACCATGAACACAAAGTCGGTAATCGCAGGCGAATAGACAGCCCCTCCGGCACACGGTCCCAGGATGACGGAAATTTGCGGAATGACTCCGGAATAGATGGAGTTGCGGTAGAAAATATGCCCGTAGCCGTCCAGCGAGACCACACCCTCCTGGATGCGGGCGCCGCCGGAATCGTTCAGGCCGATGACAGGTGCGCCATTTTTGGCTGCCAGGTCCATGATGTTGGCG
This sequence is a window from Brevibacillus composti. Protein-coding genes within it:
- the deoB gene encoding phosphopentomutase, translated to MPRFQRVFLIVMDSVGIGELPDAARFQDEGAHTLGHIAERVKGFQLPHMQALGLGNIAPLANVPPAAEPQAHYGKMKEISIGKDTTTGHWEIMGLHVSTPFRTYPDGFPAALIQEFEQRIGRKVLGNKVASGTGILDELGEEHMRTGDVIVYTSADSVFQVAAHEEVVPLEELYRICEIARELTLRDEFAVTRVIARPFIGEPGHFVRTANRHDYSVKPFAPTVMNRLQDAGLASIAIGKISDIYADEGVTRAIRTQDNMDGVDQLLGTMKESFTGLSFVNLVDFDAKFGHRRDPEGYGQALMEFDARIPELLAALREDDLLIITADHGNDPVHHGTDHTREYVPLLAYHKRIRSGADLGVRGTFADLGATIADNFGVPLPEIGESFLSSL
- a CDS encoding purine-nucleoside phosphorylase, with product MSTFQEAVRYIEPKLTEKPTIGLVLGSGLGVLADEIENPVIIPYHEIPGFTVSTVVGHKGQLVIGGLQGKQVVAMQGRFHYYEGHGLDAVVFPIRVMKQLGVETIIVTNAAGGINESYEPGDLMLIADHLNMTFRNPLIGPNDDELGARFPDMSEAYSKALRAVAKEVAAEQGIRLREGIYVGLLGPSYETPAEIRMLRMLGGDAVGMSTVPEVIAAKHMRMNVLGISCISNMAAGILEQPLSHEEVMETTEKVKTQFLALVNGIVAKL
- the xerD gene encoding site-specific tyrosine recombinase XerD, whose protein sequence is MDMLIDQFIHFLSVEKGLSPNTLESYQRDMIAYTSYLQEQGVTRIEDSTRTQIIGYLMSLQEKGRATATLSRNMASIRAFYQFLVRDKYIEKDPSIHLETPKIEKRLPKVLSVEEVERLLDSPPVNHPAGLRDKAMLELLYATGIRVSELVNLNVMDVNLDMGFVKCMGKGSKERIIPLGSVAIQMVRHYLQAGRPRLVKEPGETALFLNHLGKRITRQGFWKIIKRYGLKANVKTEITPHTLRHSFATHLLENGADLRSVQEMLGHADISTTQIYTHVTRTRIKDIYAKTHPRA
- the fur gene encoding ferric iron uptake transcriptional regulator codes for the protein MLDEKLEKIKQQLHSQNYKLTPQREATVRVLLEHEEDHLSAEDVYLLVKDKAPEIGLATVYRTLELLSELKIIHKMNFGDGVARYDLRDDNSEYHHHHLICNNCGTVDEIFEDLLVTAEEKVKNVYNFYITDHRLVFYGICSRCIDKVNVDDFK
- a CDS encoding Lrp/AsnC family transcriptional regulator, which encodes MKKLDHVDMQILQILQEDGRRAYTEIAHQLGLSEGTIRSRITRLLQDGVFQFVIHPDPEKLGLHVQAIIGLTTKLGLQNSVAEELSKFPEVRFVGAFSGKHDLIIQACFHNNDELITFVNERLSQCEGILAADVSLELKQYKDSFSFVRDEDVAI
- a CDS encoding DUF4227 family protein, producing the protein MRIPLRRLMEILRFFLLFVTCTLISYGIITLLTAKLWSGNPYKEPNGNAVKVVKLINSPAPQDLDGYMARLQLFYLTGE
- a CDS encoding pyrimidine-nucleoside phosphorylase, producing the protein MRMVDIIAKKRDGHDLTTEEIQFLVTGYTDGSIPDYQMSAWAMAVLLRGMTPRETGDLTLAMAASGEQLDLSSLPGIKVDKHSTGGVGDKTTLVVAPLVAAAGIPVAKMSGRGLGYSGGTIDKLESFSGFQVERSREQFLRQVQEIGVSVIGQSGNLTPADKKLYALRDVTATVEAVPLIASSIMSKKIAAGADAILLDVKVGSGAFMKTLEQAETLATAMVQIGKQVGRKTVAVISDMDQPLGYAVGNALEVQEAIETLAGRGPRDLTELALSIGAHMLVLGELVTDVEEGRARLEEIIRTGQAVEKLAQMVEAQGGSREDVYDPSRLPSASLSLEIKAAQDGYIAAIDAETVGHASVLLGAGRLTKEMPIDLAVGIVLAKKRGEKVRAGEVLATIYANDDHLLQQAARELAGAYTYSAEAAMDQPLIYKTIVE